The Triticum aestivum cultivar Chinese Spring chromosome 7B, IWGSC CS RefSeq v2.1, whole genome shotgun sequence genome window below encodes:
- the LOC123156979 gene encoding acyl carrier protein 3, chloroplastic — MRHHSPAHKCGKVTSPLSSTAPHPTHPVHPPSLSRSSCSPPPFACCLMASIAGSAVSFAKPVKAINTNSLSFSGARRGNAFLRLQPVPMRFAVCCSAKQDTVEKVCEIVKKQLAVPEGTEVCGTTKFSDLGADSLDTVEIVMGLEEEFQISVEETSAQAIATVEDAATLIDKLVSAKSS; from the exons ATGCGCCATCACTCCCCCGCGCATAAATGTGGCAAGGTCACTTCTCCCCTCAGCTCCACCGCACCCCACCCCACCCACCCAGTCCATCCCCCGTCGCTCTCACGCTCTTCGTGCTCGCCGCCTCCCTTCGCGTGCTGCCTCATGGCTTCCATCGCCGGATCTGCCGTGTCCTTCGCCAAGCCCGTCAAG GCAATCAACACGAACTCGCTCTCTTTCTCTGGTGCAAGGAGGGGCAATGCATTTCTTCGTCTGCAGCCAGTGCCGATGAGATTTGCTGTTTGCTGCTCA GCAAAGCAGGATACAGTGGAGAAGGTTTGTGAAATTGTTAAGAAGCAGCTTGCTGTTCCTGAAGGCACTGAAGTTTGCGGTACCACCAAGTTCTCTGACCTTGGAGCTGATTCACTGGACACG GTCGAGATTGTGATGGGCCTCGAGGAGGAGTTCCAGATCAGCGTGGAGGAGACGAGTGCGCAGGCAATTGCGACAGTTGAAGATGCTGCCACGCTCATCGACAAGCTTGTCTCTGCGAAGTCATCTTGA